A stretch of the Balearica regulorum gibbericeps isolate bBalReg1 chromosome 25, bBalReg1.pri, whole genome shotgun sequence genome encodes the following:
- the DDX20 gene encoding putative ATP-dependent RNA helicase DDX20, with protein MAAPAEAVVAEGRFRTRDVLVPGGPSDFGSLLLSAPVLAGLEAAGFHRPSPVQLKAIPLGRCGLDLIVQAKSGTGKTCVFSTVALDAVLLESPATQILILAPTREIAVQIHAVITTIGIKMEGLECHVFIGGTPLNQDKVRLKKCHIAVGSPGRIKQLIELDYLNTASIRLFILDEADKLLEEGSFQEQINWIYSSLPANKQMLAVSATYPESLANALTRYMREPTFVRLNPTDPSLIGLKQYYKIVNSHPLPHKTFEEKTQHLQELFSKIPFNQALVFSNLHSRAQHLAEILTSRGFPAECIAGNMNQNQRLDAMAKLKQFHCRVLISTDLTSRGIDAEKVNLVINLDVPVDWETYMHRIGRAGRFGTLGLSVTYCCRGEEENTMMKIAQKCNLQLLPLPEPIPPGMMDQFEDGEVEVKPVIHTGASVNSDTVCLRPEEPVLKPGQNSFAEVPQPLSNLPAGNSSVERPKKSLKQKQIKKCTNSANTEKGNRNCQTSGCHPEQRNQLKTISRTDGQDNSQTPNEETLKKNLPRIPCLSSFKNQQNNPWSFSAFVEDYEYFIKEGLEREVEIFRSYSGPGEQCELPRNGDMEWKEVEHNTELVANGVLSGDSDDSYSSRASSNSRDNNSCLETFSDTQENNAVPMRRWSHEGFCSTPEKPQEPSQIPKQNQVKKKVLKQNAKQKKKHYHEFPSPSTRKTEDDCSCSSWDDGVPYEAWRYKNYWKSYYQAWQNYYAAVSHYRKSYRQFNWMNAYHVNSVYLQELLKGDD; from the exons ATGGCGGCGCCCGCGGAGGCGGTGGTGGCCGAGGGACGGTTCCGCACGCGCGACGTGTTGGTGCCCGGCGGCCCGTCCGACTTCGGGTCGCTGCTGCTGTCGGCGCCGGTGCTGGCGGGGCTGGAGGCGGCTGGGTTCCACAGGCCGTCACCGGTCCAGCTGAAGGCAATCCCGCTGGGGCGCTGCGGCCTGG ATCTCATCGTGCAGGCCAAGTCCGGCACTGGCAAAACTTGCGTGTTCTCCACCGTCGCCCTAGACGCCGTGCTGCTGGAGAGCCCTGCCACACAG ATTCTGATCTTGGCTCCTACGCGGGAGATTGCTGTGCAGATTCATGCCGTAATCACAACTAttggaataaaaatggaaggCTTGGAATGCCACGTCTTCATCGGCGGGACTCCTTTGAACCAGGACAAAGTCAGACTAAAGAAGTGCCACATAGCGGTTGGCTCCCCAG GTCGAATAAAGCAGCTCATAGAATTGGACTACCTGAATACAGCCAGTATCCGGCTTTTCATTCTTGATGAAGCAGACAAGCTTCTGGAAGAAGGCAGCTTTCAGGAACAAATCAA TTGGATTTATTCTTCACTGCCAGCCAATAAACAGATGCTTGCTGTTTCTGCTACTTATCCTGAATCATTAGCTAATGCTTTGACTAGGTACATGAGAGAGCCAACGTTTGTGAGGTTGAACCCTACTGATCCAAGTCTCATTG GGCTGAAGCAGTATTACAAGATCGTGAATTCCCACCCGCTTCCGCATAaaacatttgaggaaaaaacccagcacctGCAGGAGCTGTTCAGCAAGATTCCATTTAATCAAGCCTTAGTCTTCTCAAATTTGCATAGCAG GGCTCAACATCTAGCTGAAATACTAACATCCAGAGGCTTTCCTGCCGAGTGCATTGCGG GTAACATGAATCAAAATCAACGACTTGATGCTATGGCTAAATTAAAGCAATTCCACTGTAGAGTTCTGATTTCCACGGACTTG acGTCTCGTGGAATTGATGCTGAAAAAGTGAATCTGGTTATCAACCTGGACGTACCTGTAGATTGGGAAACGTACATGCATCGTATTGGCAGAGCTGGACGCTTTG GAACTTTAGGCTTATCGGTGACATACTGCTGCCGcggagaggaagaaaacaccaTGATGAAAATTGCTCAGAAATGTAATCTGCAGCTTCTTCCTCTACCAG AGCCTATCCCTCCTGGAATGATGGATCAATTTGAAGATGGGGAGGTAGAAGTCAAACCTGTTATACATACAGGTGCTTCAGTGAATTCTGACACTGTGTGTCTTAGACCAGAGGAACCAGTACTGAAGCCTGGCCAAAACAGTTTTGCAGAGGTACCTCAGCCTCTTTCTAACCTTCCAGCTGGTAACTCTTCTGTAGAAAGGCCAAAAAAGTCTCTGAagcaaaagcagataaaaaagTGCACAAattctgcaaatacagaaaaaggtaATAGAAACTGCCAAACTTCCGGTTGCCACCCAGAACAGAGGAATCAGCTCAAAACCATCTCCAGAACAGATGGACAAGATAACTCTCAGACTCCAAATGAggagaccttaaaaaaaaatcttcccagaATTCCATGCTTGTCTTCTTTCAAAAACCAACAGAACAATCCCTGGAGCTTCTCAGCGTTTGTTGAAGACTATGAGTATTTCATTAAAGAAGGGTTGGAGAGAGAGGTTGAAATTTTCAGAAGCTATTCAGGCCCAGGAGAACAATGTGAGCTCCCCAGAAATGGTGATATGGAGTGGAAAGAGGTGGAACATAATACAGAGCTGGTAGCAAATGGTGTTTTGTCTGGTGACAGTGATGATTCGTACAGTTCAAGGGCTTCTTCCAACAGTAGGGACAATAACTCGTGcttggaaacattttcagataCACAGGAGAATAATGCTGTTCCCATGAGGCGTTGGAGTCATGAAGGCTTCTGTTCTACACCAGAGAAGCCTCAGGAGCCATCACAAATCCCCAAGCAAAatcaagtgaaaaagaaagttctgaaacaaaacgctaaacaaaagaaaaaacattaccATGAATTCCCTAGTCCTTCcacaagaaaaactgaagacgactgctcctgcagctcttggGATGATGGTGTTCCATATGAGGCTTGGAGGTACAAAAACTACTGGAAATCCTATTACCAAGCATGGCAAAACTACTACGCTGCAGTGTCACACTACAGGAAAAGTTACAGACAGTTTAACTGGATGAATGCCTATCATGTCAACTCAGTCTATCTTCAGGAGCTGCTGAAAGGTGATGATTGA